In Shewanella sp. GD04112, the sequence ATACCAGCAAATGCTCGATGTTGAGCTGATGATGGAACGTAAGGCGCAGCGCACAATTTTAAATGCCGTCAATGGATTATTGCCAACTGGCGTACAAACCAACCTGGTGAGTTACCTAACCCTGTTTGGCCTATCCGCAGCCGATGTAAATTCGCTAAATTTTATCGCGCCTTAATAGACCAAACGTTAGCTTACTTAGTCCGAGCCTGAGGATAACGCACGCAATTATCCTCAATCTTGAGCCAACTTGGTTGCTCATCGGTGTAAATATGGTAATTAGGCTGCACCAGTTCAGGATCATCTAAGCTTACAATCGTCAGGGTGAGATAGTCGGGATATTCAGTGTGCCTGTAGGTCAGCGAGCAGCCGCAGTGGGCACAAAAACCGCGTCTCACACACTCTGATGAAGCAAACTCAGTCACTTTGCCCTTAAGCCAAGTTACCTGATGCAGTTTAAAGTCCATCCAGGCGCCAAATACGGCCCCAATGCTTTTTTGGCACATGCGACAATGGCAATAATCGGCGTCGAAGGGCTTGCCCTCAATCCGATAACGAATCGCCCCACATAAACAGCCGCCCTCCAAGGATGCTATAGATTGCATACAGACTCCACGCTATTGCGGCTCTCGGCCATCGGTCAGCTTTTGCGCCAACGCTGTGGCATTGCGCGCGGTAATGCCATAAATCGACAGCTGCGGATTTGCCCCGAGGCTGGTCGGGAAGATAGAACCGTCCATCACCGACAGATTATCCAGATAATGTGACTGACCATAGCTATTCACCATAGAGAGCTTTTCATCCTCGCCAAAGGGGCAGCCGCCCATCACGTGCGCCGAGGCGACGATGGTCCGCAGCGGCGCTAAATCCATTTGCGCAATGCTCTCTTTCGCCTCCTTCCATGACGACAGATAAGGCATACCATCACTGATGGGCAGTACTTTTAATGCCCCCGCCGAGAATTGCAATTCGGCCATGCTGGCATACGCCCGCCGCGCCGCACGCCAAAAGGCCTCGGTGAGCGGATAATCCAAGGCAAAGCCCGTCGAGGTGAGATGCACTTGCCCACCTTGGCTATCGGGATGATAACCATCGCGGATCAAGGCGATAGTGACCTGTAGCTGATTAAATTGCGCCATCAATTCGGCGTGGCTCACGCCGTAACCTAAGGTTTTAGAGGCGATCAAAATCGGATGCACCGGCGGCACCTCAAGCTTGTAACCTAACTCGCCATCGGAACCGTTTTTCCAAACGAATTCATCGGAATAGATAGATTGTGGCGCACCGCTGTGGGCATTAATCGCATCGGCAAAGATGCCACCCGAGAGCACAGTGGGATGTAAAAAGGTTCGTTTGCCCAACAGCTGATAGGGATCGGGCACCTCGGAGCGCATCATTAAGGTCGGCGTGTGGATAGCACCAGCACTTAAAATATAGTGTTTGGCTTTGAATAACAGCTCGACCGACGTCGGCCGTAAATTAACATCGAGCGCCTGCGCCTTGAGGGCAAACACTTGGCCATTATGGTGTTCAATCTTAACGACTTTGGCACGGCTAAAAAGCTGTGCGCCCTTCTCTAATGCGGTCGGGATAGTCGTGACTAACATCGACTGCTTGGCATTAACTGGGCACCCCATGCCGCAATAACCAGTATTCCAGCAGCCCGCCACGTTACGCTTAATGACGGTGTAATCCCAACCTAGATTGATGCAGCCTTGCTTGAGTGCGCCATTATTGCGGTTAGGTTCATAATTCCATTCGTGAATATTAAGCCGCTGCTCCATCTGCTCGAACCAAGGGGCCAGAGCGTCGGGGTCGAGACCCGCAACGGATTTATGCTGCGCCCAAAAGGCTAAGGCTTCCTTCGGAGTACGAATCGAGGTGGTCCAATTGATGGTGGTCGAGCCGCCCACGGCGCGACCTTGAAAAATACCAATCGCCTTATCGGCGGTTTTCATCGCGGCCGCCTGTTGATACAAATTAGGGTACGCGACCCGCTCCTCCATATTAAAGTCGCTAGAGGATTTAAGCGGCCCCGCTTCAATCATGATCACACTAAGCCCCGCTTGGCTAAGGATCTCCGCCGCCACACCGCCGCCTGCGCCCGTACCCACAATTACCACATCGGCTTCAAATTGCTGGTTCTCTCGCAGTTGACTGGCGTCGGTATGTAACCAACCGGAATTTAAGCCTGTCACTATGGGATCTATGATTGCCACTTGGAATACTCCATTCTTACATTATTGTTATTATTATAAATTCAGCTTATTTGAACAATTCAGGCTTGGCGTAGTGAAGTCGGCTCCAATGCTCGGGACAGGCGTAATAACTGGCCATCACTAATTCCCGCAGGCCTAAATAAGCCGTTTGCAATAACGCAAAGTAACTGTGGCGCCAGGTTTCCAACATTTGTGTTAAGTCGCTGGGTGAACGCATCAAGAGTGGCGTCATACTTGAGGTTAGCAGCAGTAAGCCGAGACGATTTTCCAGCATATCCAGCAGTTCGAACAGCTCTGCCTGCTGCTCGTCGGGTAAGACATCAATCGAATGCTTAATGGCATCTAAGGTACGATTTTGCGCCGCCAGCTTATGGGTTGCCACATCGGGCAAGGCCCCATCGAGCATCACAGGTAACAACACTCCGAATAACAAACGATAGTCTTTTCCTTCGCCTTCATCGGGGAGGCTGAATTCGGGAGAGTAGAGATTTACCCCCAAGGCAATCGCCGCCGTACCGGCAAACGCGCCCAGTAAAAAGGTACGTCTATTCATCTATGTCTCCCCAAGACGCTAAGTGTTAAATTATTGTGCTACAATGACCGCGAATCTAAATTAAACACACGTTTTAATTTTCAGCAATAGTTGATATCAAGATAAGATCCCATGCCAAACGTTTTTAATCCGCCTTGGTGGGCCAAAAGTCCCCATGTACAAACTATTCTGCCCGTTTTCACTAAAGTGGCCAAACCTGTGCTTGAGCGACAACGACTCGAGCTTCCCGACGGCGATTTTATCGATTTAGATTGGCAAGCAAAGCCCCAAGTCGGCAAACCCATTGTGGTCATCATTCATGGGTTAGAGGGCAGTGCCCAGTCCCATTATGCCAGACGCATTCTGCAAGCCTGTAAAGAGCAAGGATTAGCGGCTGTGGTTCACCACCACAGAAGCTGCTCAGGGGAAACCAATCGCCTCGCCCGTAGCTACCACAGTGGCGATACCGACGACCTGCAGTTTAGCCTAAGCCAGCTACAACAAACGTACCCGCAATCACCTTTATTAGCAGTGGGTTACAGCTTAGGCGGCAATGTGCTGACCAAATATCAAGGCGAATATCAAGAGCATAGCCTGTTGAGTCGCGCCGTGGTTGTGTCGGCGCCGCTGCAATTATCGGCCTGTGCCAAACGCTTAGAAAATGGTTTTTCCAAGGTTTATCAAAGCCATTTAATCAAACAGTTACAACATAAGGTCAATCAAAAGCTTGCTGACCCCGATCTTGCAGGCGTGATGGCATTGAGCCCTATGCAAGTTGCTAATCTCAATACTTTTTATGACTTTGACGATAAAGTCACCGCACCACTCCATGGATTTTTGGGCGTTGAAGATTACTACGCCCGCGCCAGTGGTCTCCCCTTTATCAAGTGCATCACTAAGCCAACGCTGATATTACACGCCAAGGACGATCCCTTTATGACGGATGCTGTTATCCCACATCCCAACCAGCTTTCCGAGCATGTGGAATATGAGTTACACGCCCATGGCGGCCATGTCGGTTTTATTGAGGGCGGTACACCTTGGAAGCCGCTCTATTATCTAGAGCGGCGCATTTTAGACTTTTTACTCGCCAATGATGCTTCATCGGCACCTTAAGGAACCCTAATGCTTATCCCCTACGATGCTTTACTCCAGCTTCCCAAAGAGACGTTAGCCAATTTGATCCGCGAATATCTGTTAGGCCAAGTGGAGGATGGTAGTTTTACTAGCCTAGATGAGCAAGAACTATCAGCCGCAATAGTGCAATGCCAACAAGCACTTAAACAAGGCAAACTCGTCTTGGAATACAGCGAGGACGATGAATCCTTTGCCATTCGCCACGCCGACCAAGTGGCAAAACGGCAAGATTGACCACCAGTATCCCTGTGCCGTATAAATAGCTTATACGGTTTATCGCTCCCAATGAGCGGCTCTTTAGGTTCCTAGCTAGGTAGAAAAAATGTCAGCAAAACATCCGATTATTGCAGTTACAGGCTCATCCGGCGCAGGAACCACCACAACTACAACCGCCTTTAGCCATATCTTTCGCCAGCTAGGGATTAATGCCGCCTTTGTTGAAGGCGATAGTTTTCATCACTATACCCGCGCAGAGATGGAAGTGATGATCCGTAAATCCCAGGCTGAGAATCGCAATCTGAGTTACTTTGGCCCCGAGGCCAATAACTTTGCCCGCCTAGAGCAATGCTTTCGCGATTACGGCGCCACGGGCCAAGGCGAAACCCGCAGCTATTTACATACCTTCGATGAGGCTGTGCCTTTTAACCAAATGCCGGGCACCTTCACTCAATGGCGTCCACTGCCTGAAAACACCGATATGTTGTATTACGAAGGCTTACATGGTGGCGTAGTCACGGGCGATGCCAACGTGGCCCAGCATGTGGATTTACTGATCGGCATGGTGCCTATCGTTAACTTAGAGTGGATCCAAAAGATCATTCGTGACACCTCGGAGCGAGGTCATAGCCGCGAAAAAGTCATGGGCTCAATCGTGCGCAGCATGGACGATTATATTAAGCATATGACGCCACAGTTTTCCCGTACCCATATCAACTTCCAACGGGTGCCGACGGTAGATACCTCTAACCCTTTTAGCGCCAAAGATATTCCAAGCCTAGATGAAAGCTTTGTGGTGATCCGTTTTCGCGGCATCAACAACGTCGACTTCCCCTATTATTTGAGCATGATCCAAGGCTCCTTTATGTCACGGGTCAACACTTTAGTGGTGCCGGGCGGCAAAATGTCCCTCGCAATGGAGCTGATCCTCACACCCTTGATTAAAGATTTAATGGAAAAACGCCAGCAGCTTAATAGCCCGCAGGCGAACTGAGATAGAGTTAACGTTTGACTAAAGGCTAATGAAATAAAGCCTTTTTGAGCAATAGATTAAGCTTGATTTAAGCCATTGAAGTTAATCTTGTTGGCATCGGGATTTCAGGCGAAAGAACGATAGTTGGCATACTCTTGGGAGTTAATTCCCCCATCTTGATCTGTTGATTCCCTTGGGTGTGCCAACAACCCTTCAAAACAAGTATTAGAAGTGAATTCCACATCCACGCTTGATCTATCTTGATCTGTTGATTCCCTTGGGTGTGCCAACAACCCCATCTTGCGTTAAGTCTTAGCTGTTAATTCCACATCCACGCTTGATCTGTTGATTCCCTTGAGTATGTCAGCAACCCCATATTGCGTTAAGTCTTAGCAGTTAATTCCACCTAAATGCTTGATCTGTTGATTCCCTCAAGTATGTCAGCAACCCCATCAAAGCTTTTAGTCGTAGTAGTTAATTCCACATCCATGCTTGATCTATTGATTCCCTTGGGTGTGCCAGCAACCCATCTTGCATTAAGTCTAAGCAGTTCATTCAACTTCAATAATCCTTCGAAGCTTTATCACCCCAGATTTTCAATCTGTGCCCAGTTAACTGCGAGCTGTTAAGCGCCCTAAGTTTTTGTACATCACTCGACAATCCAAGGCGATACCGCGGGGTGAGCAATAGACGGCGTCTTCCTCTAGGCCTTCACCACCAAAACCACAGCGGCGATAAAATTCGACCGCATTTAAGGTCGACTCTAATCGCAATTGGGCAAGGCCGAGATTAAACGCTTTTGTTTCAATAAATTGCAGTAACGACTTACCAACACCTAAGCCCATCGCCTCGGGAGAGACAAACAGCGCCTCAACTTGAGCATAGGGTTCATCCAACATGATGGTGCCCACCACAGCCGGTTCTTGGGTTGTTTCATTAAGGATTTCAGCCACATAAAAATGTGCGCCCACCATACGACGAAAAGATTCAGTCAATTCACCCTGAGTCCAAATCTGTAAGTCATCTTGAGAATAAAATCCGGCGCAGCCTTTATTAATCGCCGCATTGCGGATATCCCAGCAGGCCTTGGCATCTAATTGCGTCGCCTTACGTATCCTTAGCATAGTCATCCCGATAAATTGCCCTAGCCCTAGCTATGGCCATAACCATAGCCAACCGCTAATACGCTGAATCATAAAATAAACATATAAAGACTCATACTGCCCACCCTTTAATTTTATGCAATAAAAAACCGCCCGAAGGCGGTTTTAATACAATAAGAAGCGCTACTCGCAAGCTAAGCCGCAAAGGCAAGCTGCAGTCGCAAAGGCAAACTTAGCCTTTAATCAGCTCGCTGATGGTCAGCACGCCGTGGGTAGTCGCGCCAGCGCCCCATAGTGCAGAAGCCGAATCTTCGAAGGCAGCCGCTAAATCCACGTGTAACCACTTGGCTTCTGGCGAAACGAAACGCCACAGGAAGCCCGCCGCATTAGAAGCGCCGCCAGCACCACCACCTTTCACAGGGCGGCTGTTTGCGGTGTCAGCATAGGCCGATGGACACATGTCCTTGTGCCAAGGATCCAGTGGCAATGGCCATACACGCTCGGCCACTGTCGAGGCTTTTTGCTGCGCCAGTTGTAACACTTCAGTCTGTGGCGAGAAAATCGCGTTGTAGTTAGAGCCCACCGCCATCACAGCTGCGCCAGTTAAGGTTGCCGCGTCGATAATAAAAGGAGCACCCGTCGCAGAAGCCGCTTGCAGGCCATCGGCCAGCACTAAGCGCCCTTCGGCATCGGTGTTAACCACTTCAACTGTCACGCCATTTTTGTAGGTGAGGATATCACCCAGCTTATAGGCACGGCCGCTGATCAGGTTTTCAGCGCAGCAGAGAAATAACTTAACGCGTTTGTTCAGACCCGATTTAATCGCTAAACCTAAAGCGGCCGTCACGGTGGCGGCGCCGCCCATATCGCACTTCATACCCAGCATGCCTTCAGAGGCTTTAATGCTGTAACCGCCAGAGTCGAAGGTAATCCCTTTACCCACTAAGGCAACAGATACAGGGGCATCGGCTGACAGCGGGTTAAAGTCTAGCTCTAACATCGCTGGTGGACGCTCACTGCCACGGCCTACGGCATGGATCCCAATCCACTGCTCTTCTAATAATGCTTCGCCTTCAATAATACGGTAGCTCACCTTAGCGCCACCGAGTTCGGCTAACCATTTGGCCGCTTGCTGCGCCAGTTTCACCGGAGACAGATTTTCAGGAGTATCATTGATCAGTTGGCGGGCAAATGTCGCCACTTCTAAGCGACGTTGTAACTCGGCTTGTACTGCGTCATCGCCACGCCATTGGATCTTGTAACCGGGTTTGGCTGTGGCAAAACCTTGGGCGAAAACCCATTGGCTATTCAGATCCCAAAGAGATCCTGCTAGGGCGACAGTGCTGATCCCTTGATTGCGTAACTTACGCGCCGCCATTTGAATTTGGCGCAGCTCATCGCCACCACCTAAGTGGACTAATGCGCCTTCGGCATTGAAGGTCACATCGGCTTTGCCCCAATGGACGGCAGGGGTATCTTTGGTTAACTCAACTCTCATCACTTCAGTCACTTTAAGTTCACTCATGAGGGGTCCTTATTTTAATTTGTTCTTGCGCTTATCCCCATGCAAGTTGAGGTGAGAGGTCCTGCATCCTCAGGCTTTTGGGGTATACAAAGTACAACGGGGTTGGCGGCAGTTTACTGCTAGCAGGCAAGGACTGAAAGCCATCGGCCTAAGTTACCGAGGTAAAATCTGTAAACATTTGCGAAATTTGTTAGTCTTGGGCGCCCAAATCACCTCGCTACAGGTTATAGCATGCACTTTAGTCCAGCACTGAAATCGGGAAAATTGCTCCAGCGCTACAAACGTTTTCTCGCCGATGTTCAACTCGAAGACGGCACTGAAATCACCCTGCATTGCCCTAATACCGGTTCAATGCGTAACTGCCTGTTCCCCGGTGAAACCGTATGGTTTTCGACTTCTAATAATCCTAAACGTAAATATGCCCATACATGGGAGTTGATGACCACGCCAACGGGTGGCCTTATCGGCATTCATTCGGGCAATGCCAACGCCATAGTCGAGGAAGCGCTTAATAAAGGTGTCATCACCGAACTTACAGGCTACGACAGCTTAAGCCGCGAAGTGAAGTACGGCGATGAAAACAGCCGCATCGATATCTTGCTTGAGGCTGCTCAAAAACCCGCCTGTTATATTGAAGTCAAAAGTTGTACTTTGCTTGAGGATGGCCAAGGTTATTTCCCCGATGCGGTGAGTCTTCGCGGCCAAAAACATCTGCGGGAATTAATGCACATGGCCAGCCTTGGGCATAGAGCCGTCTTGCTATTTGTCGTGCAACACACAGACATCCACAGCGTGGCCCCCGCGGCACATATCGACCCAGAATATGCTAACCTGTTGAAAAAGGCTGTTTTATCGGGAGTAGAAGTCCTAGCTTATCGCTGTGAGATTTCTGCCAGTGAGATACATCTAGCCCACGCTTGTCCAGTCCGGGTATGATGTTAAGATTCAGTAAAATGCATTTTCATTTCAATTAGCGAAGGCAATCAAAAAATTCTGCCAAGGTGAAATGAAAAATTTGCCTCAATGTGAAGATTCTGATATAGATAGCGGCCGTTCTTAAGGACGCCCTACAACGCAAATGATGACAGGAGATGCGTTATGCCTGAAGGCACCAAAAAACTTGGCGTACTCGCTATCGCAGGTGTAAGTCCCTACCAGGAAAAGCCGGGTGAGGAGTATATGAACGCTAAGCAACTGGGTCACTTCAAGATCATTCTTGAAGCTTGGCGCAATCAGTTGCGTGAGGAAGTCGACCGTACTCTGAGTCACATGCAGGACGAAGCAGCAAACTTTCCTGATCCTGTAGACCGTGCAGCGCAAGAAGAAGAGTTCAGTCTCGAACTGCGTGCCCGTGACAGAGAACGTAAACTGATCAAGAAGATCGAGAAAACCCTGCAAAAAATCGAAGAAGACGATTTTGGCTTCTGTGAAACCTGCGGTATCGAAATCGGTATTCGCCGTCTCGAAGCGCGTCCAACGGCCGATCAATGTATCGACTGTAAAACGCTTGCAGAGATCAAAGAGAAGCAAATGGCGGGTTAATCGGCCATCTCGGGCGGGGATTTCCCCGCCTACTTGCTTGTGCGTCTTGCATTAACATCCTCTCGTTTCACTTCGCTTTTTTGTTCGTATCCCCCTAAAATACAGCCACTTTGACTGGTTATTCCTGCACATTCCTATGATGGCGACTCACTCTTCCAACACTTCTACTTTGCAACCCTATGTTGGCCGTTTTGCCCCTTCGCCCTCGGGCGCACTGCATTTTGGCTCACTTATCGCCGCCCTAGGCAGTTATCTGCGGGCACGCTCATTAGGGGGAAAGTGGTTAATTCGCGTTGAAGATATTGATCCACCGCGGGAAGTTGCGGGCGCAGCCGATGATATTTTACGTACCTTAGAAGCATACGGTTTCGAATGGGATGACACTGTGCTGTACCAGAGTGCGCGCACCGAGGCCTATCAAGCCAAGCTAGACAAGTTACTCGCCGAAGATAATGCCTACTTTTGCCAGTGTAGTCGTAAACAGATCCAAGCCATGGGCGGGATTTACGATGGTCGCTGCCATCAGTTAGCCACACCACATCAATCGGGTGCAATCCGCATTGTAAATCGACAACACGTCGCCGAATTTAGCGATAACCTGATGGGAAAAGTCGTAGTGGACCATGCCTTTGCCGCGGAAGATTTTATTATCAAACGCAGCGATGGCCTGTATGCCTATCAACTGGCAGTGGTGCTGGATGATGCCTATCAAGGCATTACCGAAGTAGTACGGGGCTATGATTTAATCGAAGCCAGTTGTCGCCAATTAAGCCTGTATCAGACCTTTGGCCTAAGCGCGCCGCAGTGGTTGCACTTACCCTTAGCCTGCTTGACGCCGGGATTTAAGCTATCGAAACAAAACCATGCGCAGGCTATCGATAAACAGCATCCACAGGCGAGCCTTAATGCCGCCCTCGCCTTTTTAGGCCAAGCGCCAGTGGAGCCTACAACGGCGCCGCAAATGCTGGCTCAAGCGGTAGCGCAGTTTCAACTGTCGGCCATTCCGAAACAGCGGGAAATCTTGATAGCGCCTTAACCCCGTGGGGCGAGTTGCGGCCAAAAAGCATCATTTTAGCTGTGCTAAGTCGTGGCATAGCTCAAAAATCGCGATATACCCATCGGTGCGCAATTGGTATATCATAGCCGCCAGATTTTTAATCACATAACAGATACATTCCGAGGTGTCCCATTTTTCGCCGTATCAGCCAATTCTGCAAGCAGCTATTTGAAGACGCGCCTAAAACGACCGCTCCGACTCCAGCTCAGATTGAACCCCAAACGCCAGAACTCACTTCAGGCGGCTTAAGCTTGTCGCTCGTGCCTCGGGATGCGCATTCGATTTCCCGCAAGCAGATCAGCGAAAACGCACTTAAGGTATTATACCGATTGAATAAATCAGGTTTTCAGGCCTATTTAGTCGGTGGGGGCGTACGGGATTTACTCCTCGGACTCGAACCGAAAGACTTCGACGTGGTTACTAATGCGACGCCGGAAGAAATTAAAAAGCTGTTTCGCAATTGCCGCGTAGTCGGACGCCGCTTCCGCCTCGCCCATATTGTGTTTGGCCGCGATGTGATTGAAGTGGCCACCTTCCGTGGCCACCATGGCGACAGCAATGAAAAGATTTCTAAAGCCAATGCCGAAGGGCGTTTGCTCAGGGATAACGTGTATGGCGAAATCGATGAAGACGCAGAGCGCCGCGATTTTACCGTCAACGCCCTTTACTACGATATCAGCGACTACTCTATCCGCAGCTATGGCGGCGGTATGGAAGATCTTAAGGCGGGCACCTTAAGGCTGATTGGCGATCCCGAAACCCGTTACCGTGAAGATCCAGTGCGTATGCTCAGGGCTGTGCGTTTTGCCACTAAGCTCAGCATGGCGATTGATGAAGTGACCGCTAAACCTATCAAACAGTTAGCACCACTGCTCAAGGATATTCCGGCCGCCCGCATGTATGAAGAAGTGCTCAAACTCTTCTTCGCCGGCAAAGCCATGGCCAATTTTGAGATGATGCAGGAATATAAGCTGTTCGCACCGCTCTTCCCGCAAGTCGACGCCCAATTAAAAGATGCGCCTAAAGGCCCTGCGATGAAGATGGTGCAAGCCATCATGAAGAGCACGGACGCGCGCGTGAACGAAGATAAACCTGTCACTCCGTCCTTCTTCTATGCGGCGATCCTCTGGTATCCACTACGCCAACGCGCCGAAGATATTGCGGTCGAGAGCGGCCTGACCTTATACGATGCGTTTTTTGCCGCCATGGGTGATGTGATTGAGCAGCAATGCCAAACCATCAGTATTCCGCGCCGGTTTAGCACGCCTGCCAAAGACATCTGGCAATTGCAATTACGCTTCGATCGCAGCCAAGGCACTCGCGCCTTTAAACTACTAGAGCACCCTAAATTTAGAGCGGCCTACGACTTGCTGTTACTGCGCGGCGAAGTCGAAGGTGGCAATGTCGCCAAGAGTGCAGCATGGTGGCAACAGTTTGTTGAAGCGGATGAGACCGAGCGTTTGAATATCGCCCGCAGTGGTAACAAAGCGGCGGGTAACCGTAACCGCAATTCACCACAGCGCCGTCGCCGTCGCCCGAGTGCCGCGAAAGCCAAAGCCGCCGAATAATGACTCAGGTTTTTGTCGCCCTCGGGGCTAATCTTGAAGATCCTAAAGCTCAGCTGGACAATGCCGTTGCGGCCTTGTCCGCCTTAGCTGAAAATCAAAGCCTCAAGGTATCGCCCTATTACGGCTCCGCCCCCATGGGGGACGTAGTGCAACCCGACTATATCAATGCCGTTGCCAGCTTTGAGACCTCTCTGGCGCCCATCGACCTGTTAG encodes:
- a CDS encoding YheU family protein — translated: MLIPYDALLQLPKETLANLIREYLLGQVEDGSFTSLDEQELSAAIVQCQQALKQGKLVLEYSEDDESFAIRHADQVAKRQD
- the sfsA gene encoding DNA/RNA nuclease SfsA — its product is MHFSPALKSGKLLQRYKRFLADVQLEDGTEITLHCPNTGSMRNCLFPGETVWFSTSNNPKRKYAHTWELMTTPTGGLIGIHSGNANAIVEEALNKGVITELTGYDSLSREVKYGDENSRIDILLEAAQKPACYIEVKSCTLLEDGQGYFPDAVSLRGQKHLRELMHMASLGHRAVLLFVVQHTDIHSVAPAAHIDPEYANLLKKAVLSGVEVLAYRCEISASEIHLAHACPVRV
- a CDS encoding GMC family oxidoreductase, which codes for MAIIDPIVTGLNSGWLHTDASQLRENQQFEADVVIVGTGAGGGVAAEILSQAGLSVIMIEAGPLKSSSDFNMEERVAYPNLYQQAAAMKTADKAIGIFQGRAVGGSTTINWTTSIRTPKEALAFWAQHKSVAGLDPDALAPWFEQMEQRLNIHEWNYEPNRNNGALKQGCINLGWDYTVIKRNVAGCWNTGYCGMGCPVNAKQSMLVTTIPTALEKGAQLFSRAKVVKIEHHNGQVFALKAQALDVNLRPTSVELLFKAKHYILSAGAIHTPTLMMRSEVPDPYQLLGKRTFLHPTVLSGGIFADAINAHSGAPQSIYSDEFVWKNGSDGELGYKLEVPPVHPILIASKTLGYGVSHAELMAQFNQLQVTIALIRDGYHPDSQGGQVHLTSTGFALDYPLTEAFWRAARRAYASMAELQFSAGALKVLPISDGMPYLSSWKEAKESIAQMDLAPLRTIVASAHVMGGCPFGEDEKLSMVNSYGQSHYLDNLSVMDGSIFPTSLGANPQLSIYGITARNATALAQKLTDGREPQ
- a CDS encoding GFA family protein, whose protein sequence is MQSIASLEGGCLCGAIRYRIEGKPFDADYCHCRMCQKSIGAVFGAWMDFKLHQVTWLKGKVTEFASSECVRRGFCAHCGCSLTYRHTEYPDYLTLTIVSLDDPELVQPNYHIYTDEQPSWLKIEDNCVRYPQARTK
- the dksA gene encoding RNA polymerase-binding protein DksA, which gives rise to MPEGTKKLGVLAIAGVSPYQEKPGEEYMNAKQLGHFKIILEAWRNQLREEVDRTLSHMQDEAANFPDPVDRAAQEEEFSLELRARDRERKLIKKIEKTLQKIEEDDFGFCETCGIEIGIRRLEARPTADQCIDCKTLAEIKEKQMAG
- a CDS encoding GNAT family N-acetyltransferase, whose amino-acid sequence is MLRIRKATQLDAKACWDIRNAAINKGCAGFYSQDDLQIWTQGELTESFRRMVGAHFYVAEILNETTQEPAVVGTIMLDEPYAQVEALFVSPEAMGLGVGKSLLQFIETKAFNLGLAQLRLESTLNAVEFYRRCGFGGEGLEEDAVYCSPRGIALDCRVMYKNLGRLTARS
- the gluQRS gene encoding tRNA glutamyl-Q(34) synthetase GluQRS, with the protein product MATHSSNTSTLQPYVGRFAPSPSGALHFGSLIAALGSYLRARSLGGKWLIRVEDIDPPREVAGAADDILRTLEAYGFEWDDTVLYQSARTEAYQAKLDKLLAEDNAYFCQCSRKQIQAMGGIYDGRCHQLATPHQSGAIRIVNRQHVAEFSDNLMGKVVVDHAFAAEDFIIKRSDGLYAYQLAVVLDDAYQGITEVVRGYDLIEASCRQLSLYQTFGLSAPQWLHLPLACLTPGFKLSKQNHAQAIDKQHPQASLNAALAFLGQAPVEPTTAPQMLAQAVAQFQLSAIPKQREILIAP
- the pepB gene encoding aminopeptidase PepB: MSELKVTEVMRVELTKDTPAVHWGKADVTFNAEGALVHLGGGDELRQIQMAARKLRNQGISTVALAGSLWDLNSQWVFAQGFATAKPGYKIQWRGDDAVQAELQRRLEVATFARQLINDTPENLSPVKLAQQAAKWLAELGGAKVSYRIIEGEALLEEQWIGIHAVGRGSERPPAMLELDFNPLSADAPVSVALVGKGITFDSGGYSIKASEGMLGMKCDMGGAATVTAALGLAIKSGLNKRVKLFLCCAENLISGRAYKLGDILTYKNGVTVEVVNTDAEGRLVLADGLQAASATGAPFIIDAATLTGAAVMAVGSNYNAIFSPQTEVLQLAQQKASTVAERVWPLPLDPWHKDMCPSAYADTANSRPVKGGGAGGASNAAGFLWRFVSPEAKWLHVDLAAAFEDSASALWGAGATTHGVLTISELIKG
- a CDS encoding polynucleotide adenylyltransferase PcnB, encoding MPRDAHSISRKQISENALKVLYRLNKSGFQAYLVGGGVRDLLLGLEPKDFDVVTNATPEEIKKLFRNCRVVGRRFRLAHIVFGRDVIEVATFRGHHGDSNEKISKANAEGRLLRDNVYGEIDEDAERRDFTVNALYYDISDYSIRSYGGGMEDLKAGTLRLIGDPETRYREDPVRMLRAVRFATKLSMAIDEVTAKPIKQLAPLLKDIPAARMYEEVLKLFFAGKAMANFEMMQEYKLFAPLFPQVDAQLKDAPKGPAMKMVQAIMKSTDARVNEDKPVTPSFFYAAILWYPLRQRAEDIAVESGLTLYDAFFAAMGDVIEQQCQTISIPRRFSTPAKDIWQLQLRFDRSQGTRAFKLLEHPKFRAAYDLLLLRGEVEGGNVAKSAAWWQQFVEADETERLNIARSGNKAAGNRNRNSPQRRRRRPSAAKAKAAE
- a CDS encoding phosphoribulokinase, with product MSAKHPIIAVTGSSGAGTTTTTTAFSHIFRQLGINAAFVEGDSFHHYTRAEMEVMIRKSQAENRNLSYFGPEANNFARLEQCFRDYGATGQGETRSYLHTFDEAVPFNQMPGTFTQWRPLPENTDMLYYEGLHGGVVTGDANVAQHVDLLIGMVPIVNLEWIQKIIRDTSERGHSREKVMGSIVRSMDDYIKHMTPQFSRTHINFQRVPTVDTSNPFSAKDIPSLDESFVVIRFRGINNVDFPYYLSMIQGSFMSRVNTLVVPGGKMSLAMELILTPLIKDLMEKRQQLNSPQAN
- a CDS encoding hydrolase: MPNVFNPPWWAKSPHVQTILPVFTKVAKPVLERQRLELPDGDFIDLDWQAKPQVGKPIVVIIHGLEGSAQSHYARRILQACKEQGLAAVVHHHRSCSGETNRLARSYHSGDTDDLQFSLSQLQQTYPQSPLLAVGYSLGGNVLTKYQGEYQEHSLLSRAVVVSAPLQLSACAKRLENGFSKVYQSHLIKQLQHKVNQKLADPDLAGVMALSPMQVANLNTFYDFDDKVTAPLHGFLGVEDYYARASGLPFIKCITKPTLILHAKDDPFMTDAVIPHPNQLSEHVEYELHAHGGHVGFIEGGTPWKPLYYLERRILDFLLANDASSAP
- a CDS encoding TAT leader-containing periplasmic protein; protein product: MNRRTFLLGAFAGTAAIALGVNLYSPEFSLPDEGEGKDYRLLFGVLLPVMLDGALPDVATHKLAAQNRTLDAIKHSIDVLPDEQQAELFELLDMLENRLGLLLLTSSMTPLLMRSPSDLTQMLETWRHSYFALLQTAYLGLRELVMASYYACPEHWSRLHYAKPELFK